The proteins below are encoded in one region of Flavobacterium nackdongense:
- the lpxA gene encoding acyl-ACP--UDP-N-acetylglucosamine O-acyltransferase: protein MNQPLAYVHPGAKIAKNVVIEPFTTIHNNVVIGDGTWIGSNVTIMEGARIGKNCNIFPGAVIAAIPQDLKFGGEDSLAIIGDNCTIRECVTVNRGTIASGQTVVGNNCLIMAAAHIAHDCHIGDNAIIVNGVLLGGHVTIGKYAIIGGLSAVHQFISVGDHAMISGGSLLRKDVPPYTKAAKEPLSYVGINSVGLRRRGFTSEKIKEIQEIYRILYQKNYNTTQALGIIEAEMEATPERDEIIDFIRNSSRGVMKGYSGNY from the coding sequence TTTTACCACCATTCATAATAATGTCGTTATTGGTGACGGAACTTGGATAGGTTCCAATGTAACCATTATGGAAGGCGCGAGAATAGGAAAAAATTGTAATATTTTTCCAGGAGCAGTGATCGCTGCTATTCCGCAAGATTTGAAATTTGGCGGTGAAGATTCCTTGGCGATTATTGGGGATAATTGTACGATTCGAGAATGTGTTACTGTCAATCGAGGTACGATAGCTTCCGGTCAAACGGTAGTTGGTAACAATTGTTTGATTATGGCAGCAGCCCATATTGCTCACGATTGTCATATCGGCGATAATGCAATTATAGTAAATGGGGTTCTTTTGGGAGGTCACGTAACTATAGGTAAATATGCCATTATTGGCGGACTTTCTGCGGTGCATCAATTTATTAGCGTAGGCGATCACGCGATGATTTCCGGTGGTTCTTTGCTTAGAAAAGATGTTCCTCCTTATACCAAAGCGGCCAAAGAACCTTTATCTTATGTTGGAATCAATTCAGTTGGACTTAGGAGACGTGGATTTACATCCGAAAAAATAAAAGAAATTCAAGAAATTTATAGAATATTATATCAAAAAAATTATAATACCACTCAAGCCTTAGGAATTATTGAAGCTGAAATGGAGGCAACTCCTGAAAGAGATGAAATCATCGATTTTATCCGAAATTCATCAAGAGGTGTAATGAAAGGCTATTCGGGGAATTACTAG
- the efp gene encoding elongation factor P, whose product MASTSDIRNGLCIKYNNDIYKIIEFLHVKPGKGPAFVRTKLKSLSNGKVLDNTFSAGHKIEEVRVENHKFQYLYPEGDLFHFMNVESFEQISLNKNVLDSPDLLKEGENVMIAINTETDLPLSVDMPASVILEVTYAEPGIKGNTATNATKSATVETGATVNVPLFINEGDKIKIDTTSGNYMERVKE is encoded by the coding sequence ATGGCATCAACATCAGATATTAGAAACGGCTTGTGTATCAAATACAACAATGACATCTATAAAATCATCGAATTTCTTCACGTTAAACCAGGGAAAGGACCTGCTTTTGTGAGAACAAAACTAAAGAGTTTATCCAATGGTAAAGTATTAGACAACACCTTTTCGGCTGGACACAAAATTGAAGAAGTACGTGTTGAGAATCATAAATTTCAATATTTATATCCAGAAGGCGATTTGTTTCACTTTATGAATGTAGAATCGTTTGAACAAATTTCTTTGAACAAAAATGTGTTGGATTCTCCAGATTTATTAAAAGAAGGTGAAAATGTAATGATCGCCATCAATACCGAAACCGATTTGCCTCTTTCAGTTGATATGCCTGCTTCTGTAATTTTAGAAGTAACCTATGCTGAGCCTGGAATCAAAGGAAATACAGCTACCAACGCTACAAAATCGGCTACCGTTGAAACCGGTGCGACTGTCAATGTTCCCTTGTTTATTAATGAAGGAGACAAAATTAAAATTGATACTACTTCTGGGAATTACATGGAGAGAGTTAAGGAATAA
- a CDS encoding UDP-3-O-(3-hydroxymyristoyl)glucosamine N-acyltransferase, whose product MKFNTTHTLKEIATIINSEFVGDENFLISGMNEIHVVESGDIVFVDHPKYYDKALNSAATTILINKKVDCPEGKALLISDDPFRDFNTLTKHFKPFQFAAVAISASATIGAGTIIQPNCFIGNQVEIGKNCLIHPNVTIYDHTIIGDNVIIHAGTILGADAFYYKKRPDGFDQLISGGRVVIKDNVGIGALCTIDKGVTGDTTIGEGTKIDNQVHVGHDTVIGKKCLIASQTGIAGCVIIEDEVTIWGQVGTASGITIGKKAVIMGQTGVTKSVEGGKSYFGTPIEESREKLKQLANIKKIPEILNQIKEL is encoded by the coding sequence ATGAAATTCAATACCACGCACACATTAAAGGAAATTGCAACCATCATCAACAGCGAATTTGTTGGTGATGAAAATTTCCTTATTTCTGGAATGAACGAAATTCACGTGGTAGAATCGGGTGATATTGTATTTGTGGACCATCCCAAATATTACGATAAAGCGTTGAATTCTGCTGCGACAACCATTTTGATTAACAAGAAAGTGGATTGCCCAGAAGGTAAAGCATTATTAATTTCAGATGATCCTTTTCGAGATTTTAATACATTAACCAAGCATTTTAAGCCTTTTCAATTTGCTGCTGTAGCCATTTCGGCTTCTGCTACGATTGGTGCTGGAACAATTATTCAGCCGAATTGTTTTATTGGAAATCAAGTTGAGATTGGGAAAAATTGTTTGATTCATCCCAATGTTACTATTTATGATCATACTATAATTGGCGACAATGTCATTATTCACGCTGGAACCATTCTTGGTGCCGACGCTTTTTATTACAAAAAACGCCCCGATGGTTTCGATCAATTGATATCAGGAGGTCGAGTAGTCATAAAAGACAATGTGGGTATTGGTGCGCTCTGCACCATAGACAAAGGGGTTACGGGTGATACAACTATAGGTGAAGGAACAAAAATTGACAATCAAGTGCATGTCGGCCACGACACCGTTATTGGGAAAAAATGCCTAATCGCATCACAAACTGGCATTGCAGGCTGTGTTATTATCGAAGATGAAGTTACGATTTGGGGACAAGTCGGTACTGCAAGTGGTATTACAATAGGGAAGAAAGCGGTAATTATGGGGCAAACTGGCGTTACAAAATCCGTTGAAGGTGGAAAGAGTTATTTTGGCACACCGATTGAAGAATCTCGAGAAAAATTGAAACAACTGGCTAATATTAAAAAAATACCTGAAATACTCAATCAAATAAAAGAATTATGA
- a CDS encoding nuclear transport factor 2 family protein: protein MSSIGMEYQSNDDLQMETNSKKVKKSMKPKDIVLDFYKSDVLLDRKTVSEFLHPEVTIDWNTNSGFIQMNHDDILSLTDELSKSYVRSKIRISHVIQEKNLVSLRYSHFVKTIENPREEMLMGNFFVIWEVKDGKLFRGYQMSHFS, encoded by the coding sequence ATGAGCTCAATCGGAATGGAGTATCAATCCAATGACGATTTGCAAATGGAAACTAATTCAAAAAAAGTTAAAAAAAGTATGAAACCAAAAGATATTGTTCTCGATTTCTATAAATCTGATGTTTTATTAGATAGAAAGACCGTCAGCGAATTTTTGCATCCCGAAGTTACCATCGATTGGAATACCAATAGCGGATTTATTCAAATGAATCACGATGATATTTTATCGTTAACTGATGAATTATCAAAATCGTATGTTCGATCTAAAATAAGAATTAGTCACGTTATTCAAGAAAAAAATCTGGTTTCCTTACGCTATTCCCATTTTGTAAAAACCATCGAAAATCCAAGAGAAGAAATGCTGATGGGGAATTTTTTCGTTATTTGGGAGGTCAAAGATGGAAAATTATTCAGAGGCTATCAGATGAGTCATTTTTCTTAA
- the sucD gene encoding succinate--CoA ligase subunit alpha, whose protein sequence is MSVLVNKDSKIIVQGFTGSEGTFHATQMIEYGTNVVGGVTPGKGGSTHLDRPVFNTVKDAVEQADADTTIIFVPPAFAADAIMEAADAGIKVIIAITEGIPVADMIKANNYIKSRNCTLVGPNCPGVITPGEAKVGIMPGFVFKKGTVGIVSKSGTLTYEAADQVVKQGLGITTAIGIGGDPIIGTTTKEAIELFMNDPETECIVMIGEIGGQLEADAAQWIKANGNRKPVIGFIAGETAPKGRTMGHAGAIVGGADDTAEAKKRIMRECGIHVVDSPAEIGKKVKEVLG, encoded by the coding sequence ATGAGCGTTTTAGTTAATAAAGATTCAAAGATAATTGTTCAAGGATTTACAGGAAGCGAAGGAACTTTCCACGCTACACAAATGATTGAGTATGGAACCAATGTTGTAGGAGGAGTTACACCAGGAAAAGGAGGTTCAACCCATTTGGATCGCCCTGTTTTCAATACAGTAAAAGATGCGGTTGAACAAGCAGATGCCGACACAACAATTATTTTTGTACCGCCAGCTTTTGCAGCTGATGCCATTATGGAAGCGGCCGATGCTGGAATCAAAGTGATTATTGCCATCACAGAAGGAATTCCGGTTGCAGATATGATTAAAGCAAACAACTATATCAAAAGTAGAAATTGCACCCTTGTTGGTCCAAACTGCCCTGGCGTTATCACTCCAGGTGAAGCGAAAGTAGGTATTATGCCAGGTTTTGTCTTCAAAAAAGGAACAGTGGGTATCGTTTCTAAATCAGGAACTTTGACCTATGAAGCTGCGGATCAAGTGGTGAAACAAGGATTAGGAATCACTACCGCTATTGGAATTGGAGGAGACCCAATTATTGGAACTACAACAAAAGAAGCCATCGAATTATTTATGAATGATCCAGAAACCGAATGTATCGTGATGATCGGGGAGATTGGAGGTCAGCTAGAAGCAGATGCTGCACAATGGATTAAAGCAAACGGAAACCGCAAACCAGTTATTGGCTTCATCGCTGGAGAAACTGCTCCAAAAGGAAGAACAATGGGACATGCTGGCGCTATTGTTGGTGGTGCCGATGATACTGCCGAAGCCAAAAAACGCATTATGAGAGAATGTGGAATACACGTGGTAGATTCTCCAGCAGAAATTGGAAAAAAAGTAAAAGAAGTATTGGGGTAA
- a CDS encoding cytochrome-c peroxidase, translated as MKKIASFLLVNFTLLLSSCSGGNDSNDYTVVDLYPNVTSKFSGKIDLNNLANYANQTIPAYITKDNTVGNPITDKGATLGRVLFYDTNLSSNNTISCSSCHIQANAFGDVAIASIGVNGTTTRHSMRLANSRFSNEAKFFWDERAATLEVQTTQPIQNHLEMGFSGTSGDGSISILIAKLQKIEYYKELFKFTFGSETITENKIQLALSQFVRSIQSFDSKYDTGRALAANDNQPFTNFTAQENQGKNLFLTPPVFDAAGSRTGGGVGCAVCHAAPEFDIDPNTRNNGIIGVLNGTGIDITNTKAPSLRNLVKQDGTTNGPMMHTGNLETLQTVIGHYGTINLAPGNTNLDPRLRPNGFGQKLNLTATEVNALIAFLKTLSGTNLYVDSKWSSPF; from the coding sequence ATGAAAAAAATCGCATCTTTTTTACTAGTAAATTTTACTTTGTTATTATCGTCTTGCAGCGGTGGTAATGATTCAAACGATTATACAGTAGTTGATCTTTATCCAAATGTTACCTCAAAATTTTCGGGGAAAATAGATTTGAATAATCTGGCAAATTATGCCAATCAAACTATTCCTGCTTATATTACAAAAGACAATACTGTTGGAAATCCAATTACTGATAAAGGCGCAACTCTAGGCAGAGTATTATTTTATGATACTAATTTATCGTCAAACAATACCATTTCTTGCTCGTCGTGTCATATTCAAGCTAATGCTTTTGGAGATGTTGCAATTGCTAGTATTGGCGTCAATGGAACAACAACAAGACATTCGATGCGTTTGGCAAATTCAAGATTCTCCAATGAAGCAAAATTCTTTTGGGATGAAAGAGCGGCAACTCTGGAAGTTCAAACTACACAACCTATTCAAAATCATTTAGAAATGGGATTTAGCGGCACAAGCGGCGATGGCTCTATTTCAATATTAATCGCAAAACTTCAAAAGATTGAATATTACAAGGAATTATTTAAATTTACTTTCGGTTCCGAAACAATCACCGAGAACAAAATCCAATTGGCTTTGTCTCAATTTGTAAGAAGCATTCAATCATTCGATTCAAAATATGATACGGGAAGAGCCTTGGCTGCCAATGATAACCAACCCTTCACTAATTTTACGGCTCAAGAAAACCAGGGAAAAAATCTATTTCTAACTCCTCCCGTTTTTGATGCTGCAGGTTCTAGGACAGGCGGAGGCGTCGGTTGCGCTGTTTGTCACGCTGCTCCAGAATTTGATATTGATCCAAATACAAGAAATAACGGGATTATTGGTGTTCTTAATGGTACAGGCATAGATATTACAAATACTAAAGCACCATCATTAAGGAATTTAGTTAAACAAGATGGCACTACTAATGGGCCAATGATGCACACAGGAAATCTTGAAACGCTTCAAACTGTAATAGGTCATTATGGCACTATTAATCTTGCGCCAGGAAACACAAATCTTGATCCGCGATTAAGACCAAATGGTTTTGGACAAAAATTAAATCTTACAGCTACAGAAGTAAATGCACTAATTGCATTTTTAAAAACACTATCAGGAACAAATTTATATGTTGATTCCAAATGGTCGAGCCCATTTTAA
- the fabG gene encoding 3-oxoacyl-[acyl-carrier-protein] reductase yields the protein MKLLEGKVAIITGASRGIGKGIAEVFAKHGANVAFTYSSSVESAQALETELNALGIKAKGYQSNAADFNEAQTFVDAVLADFGTVDILINNAGITKDNLLMRMSEADFDQVINVNLKSVFNMTKAIQKTFLKQRAGSIINISSVVGVSGNAGQTNYAASKAGAIGFTKSVALELGSRNIRCNAIAPGFIETEMTAKLSEEVVKGWREGIPLKRGGTTEDVANACLFLASDMSAYITGQVLNVCGGMLT from the coding sequence ATGAAATTACTCGAAGGAAAAGTAGCCATAATCACTGGCGCAAGTCGCGGAATTGGAAAAGGAATTGCAGAAGTTTTTGCTAAACACGGCGCAAACGTTGCGTTTACCTATAGTTCATCGGTAGAATCTGCTCAGGCTTTGGAAACTGAATTGAATGCTTTAGGCATCAAAGCCAAAGGATATCAATCTAACGCTGCCGACTTTAATGAAGCACAAACGTTTGTAGATGCCGTTTTAGCTGATTTTGGTACAGTAGATATTCTTATCAACAATGCTGGAATTACTAAAGATAATTTGTTGATGCGTATGTCTGAAGCGGATTTTGATCAAGTAATCAATGTCAACTTGAAATCAGTTTTCAATATGACCAAAGCCATTCAGAAAACATTTTTGAAACAACGTGCTGGCTCTATCATCAATATTAGTTCTGTGGTTGGGGTTTCTGGAAATGCAGGACAAACGAACTATGCAGCTTCCAAAGCAGGAGCAATCGGATTTACAAAATCGGTAGCATTGGAATTAGGATCAAGAAACATTCGTTGCAATGCGATTGCTCCAGGATTTATTGAAACTGAAATGACAGCCAAATTAAGCGAAGAAGTTGTAAAAGGTTGGAGAGAAGGAATTCCGTTGAAACGTGGCGGAACTACCGAAGATGTTGCCAATGCTTGCCTTTTCTTGGCTTCGGATATGAGCGCCTACATCACTGGACAAGTATTGAATGTGTGTGGAGGAATGCTTACATAA